One genomic region from Frateuria soli encodes:
- a CDS encoding polyprenyl synthetase family protein yields the protein MRPTTPNPSNPQPDAPSLLGPRLLALTARADAALACVLPSEQQPPLTLHQAMRYAVLGGGKRLRPLLVYAAGHALGTDGSELDAPACAVELIHAYSLVHDDLPAMDDDALRRGRPTCHIVFGEAMAILAGDALQALAFEILAHDPHAGADAARALEMLRVLGRACGAEGMAGGQALDLAAVGRKLTLHELEHMHACKTGALIRTAVRLGALAAGADANALEALDRYATAVGLAFQVRDDILDVEGESSVIGKTAGKDAAADKPTFPSIIGLDASRARLAELIATALQAIAPFGDRGVLLEELALYAANRSH from the coding sequence ATGCGCCCGACGACGCCGAACCCTTCGAATCCGCAACCTGACGCGCCGTCCCTGCTCGGCCCCCGGCTGCTCGCGCTGACCGCGCGCGCCGACGCCGCACTGGCGTGCGTGCTGCCGTCCGAGCAACAGCCGCCGCTGACATTGCATCAGGCCATGCGCTACGCGGTGCTGGGCGGCGGCAAGCGGCTGCGCCCGCTGCTGGTCTATGCCGCCGGCCACGCGCTGGGCACCGATGGCAGCGAGCTGGACGCACCCGCCTGCGCGGTCGAACTGATCCACGCCTACTCCCTCGTGCACGACGACCTGCCGGCAATGGACGACGATGCACTGCGCCGTGGCCGTCCCACCTGCCACATCGTTTTCGGCGAAGCGATGGCGATCCTCGCCGGCGATGCGCTGCAGGCGCTTGCCTTCGAGATCCTCGCCCACGATCCGCACGCCGGCGCCGATGCCGCCCGCGCGCTGGAGATGCTGCGCGTGCTGGGCCGTGCCTGCGGCGCCGAAGGCATGGCCGGCGGGCAGGCGCTGGACCTGGCGGCCGTGGGCCGCAAGCTCACGCTGCACGAACTCGAACACATGCACGCCTGCAAGACCGGCGCTTTGATCCGTACCGCCGTCCGGCTGGGTGCGCTCGCCGCCGGCGCGGACGCGAACGCGCTCGAGGCGCTGGACCGCTACGCGACAGCCGTCGGCCTGGCCTTCCAGGTGCGCGACGATATCCTCGACGTGGAGGGCGAATCGTCCGTGATCGGCAAGACCGCGGGCAAGGATGCGGCGGCCGACAAGCCGACCTTCCCCTCGATCATCGGACTGGACGCCTCGCGTGCGCGGCTGGCGGAGCTGATCGCCACCGCGCTGCAGGCGATCGCGCCGTTCGGCGATCGTGGGGTGCTGCTCGAAGAGCTGGCGCTCTACGCCGCCAATCGCTCCCATTAG
- a CDS encoding DUF1653 domain-containing protein, which produces MPPVAGIYRHYKGQRYQVLGIARHSETLEELVVYRALYGGHGLWVRPMAMFAETVTVDGEPVPRFALESPSQSDLMENP; this is translated from the coding sequence ATGCCACCGGTCGCCGGCATCTACCGACACTACAAGGGCCAGCGCTACCAGGTGCTGGGCATCGCCCGCCACAGCGAGACGCTGGAGGAGCTGGTCGTCTACCGCGCGCTGTATGGCGGGCACGGCCTGTGGGTGCGCCCGATGGCCATGTTCGCGGAAACCGTCACAGTCGACGGCGAGCCCGTGCCCCGCTTCGCGCTGGAGTCGCCCAGCCAATCCGACCTGATGGAAAACCCGTGA
- the yjgA gene encoding ribosome biogenesis factor YjgA, producing MSPSRSRNQTELDEQDYGPSRTQQRREALAVLALANQLVELPPSRLAKLDLPEDVREEVANVRRISSHIARKRQLAFLAKKMRRHEEAVFDSARAELGENRERQRQETAAMHRLETLRERLLEDDEAAATLIADHPSVDRQHLRSLIRQARSERAANKPPRAYREIFQLLKELQQEAAGDEGEDIED from the coding sequence GTGAGCCCGAGCCGAAGCCGCAACCAGACCGAACTCGACGAACAGGACTACGGTCCCAGCCGCACCCAGCAGCGTCGCGAGGCGCTGGCCGTACTCGCACTCGCCAACCAGCTCGTCGAACTGCCACCCAGCCGCCTGGCCAAGCTCGATCTGCCCGAGGACGTGCGCGAGGAGGTCGCCAACGTGCGCCGGATCAGTTCGCACATCGCGCGCAAGCGGCAGCTCGCGTTCCTGGCCAAGAAGATGCGCCGCCATGAAGAGGCGGTGTTCGACAGCGCGCGCGCGGAGCTCGGCGAGAACCGCGAACGCCAGCGCCAGGAGACCGCCGCCATGCATCGCCTGGAGACGCTGCGCGAGCGACTGCTCGAGGACGACGAAGCCGCCGCCACGCTGATCGCCGACCACCCCTCCGTCGACCGCCAGCACCTGCGCTCGCTCATTCGCCAGGCGCGCAGCGAACGCGCCGCGAACAAGCCGCCGCGGGCGTACCGGGAGATCTTCCAGTTGCTCAAGGAACTGCAACAGGAAGCAGCGGGCGACGAGGGCGAGGACATCGAGGACTGA
- a CDS encoding DUF4870 domain-containing protein has protein sequence MFAHLSALVGGLLTGAFAGLGCFIGPLVIWLIKKDTMPFVDDQAKEALNFNITLAIVGVALLLLTLITFGFGALLTVPVGILIGIAWLVFTIIAAIKANEGERYRYPFTLRLIK, from the coding sequence CTGTTCGCCCACCTTTCCGCCTTGGTGGGTGGCCTGCTCACCGGCGCCTTTGCCGGCCTGGGCTGCTTCATCGGCCCGCTGGTCATCTGGCTGATCAAGAAGGACACGATGCCTTTCGTGGACGATCAGGCCAAGGAGGCGCTGAACTTCAACATCACCCTGGCCATCGTCGGCGTGGCGCTGTTGCTGCTGACGTTGATCACTTTCGGCTTCGGCGCGTTGCTGACGGTGCCGGTCGGCATCCTGATCGGCATCGCCTGGCTGGTGTTCACGATCATTGCCGCGATCAAGGCGAACGAGGGCGAGCGGTACCGTTATCCGTTCACGCTGCGGCTGATCAAGTAA
- the pmbA gene encoding metalloprotease PmbA has product MSAAVLSADISHQELDRLAGLAEDVIHRARAAGASAAEVAASIDSGLNVNVRLGEVETVEHTRDRGFGLTVYFGQRKGTASTADLNPASIQATIDQACAIARYTEADPAAGLADASRMASHFPDLDLWHPWQIDTAGAIALGQQIEAAGRAHAGITNSDGAAVQAGESLSVYANSHGFVGRERATRHALSLSLIAGEGDGMQRDYWYDSVRDASDFMSAQALGDKAARRTLARLNSRSLGTRQCPVLFVPEIARGLIGHLVGAVSGGALYRRASFLLDHAGQRVMPEWMNIVERPFLPRGMGSGAFDAEGVATADSALVENGVLARYILGSYSARKLGLESTGNAGGIHNLLVEPGQDDFDTLLKRMGTGLVVTEVMGQGVSTLTGDYSRGAAGFWVENGEIAFPVEEITIAANLRDMFGGIVAVGSDVDRRAQILTGSILLDRMTVGGQ; this is encoded by the coding sequence GTGAGTGCAGCCGTCCTGTCCGCCGACATCAGCCACCAGGAACTCGACCGCCTGGCCGGGCTTGCCGAGGATGTCATCCACCGCGCACGTGCCGCCGGTGCCAGCGCCGCGGAGGTGGCGGCAAGCATCGACAGCGGGCTCAACGTCAACGTGCGCCTGGGCGAGGTGGAGACAGTCGAGCACACGCGCGACCGCGGTTTCGGGCTGACCGTGTACTTCGGCCAGCGCAAGGGCACCGCCAGCACCGCCGACCTCAATCCGGCCTCGATCCAGGCCACCATCGACCAGGCGTGCGCGATCGCGCGCTACACCGAGGCGGACCCCGCCGCAGGCCTGGCCGACGCTTCGCGGATGGCAAGCCATTTCCCCGACCTGGACCTGTGGCATCCCTGGCAGATCGACACCGCCGGGGCGATCGCGCTGGGCCAGCAGATCGAGGCGGCTGGCCGCGCGCACGCGGGCATCACCAATTCCGACGGCGCCGCCGTGCAGGCGGGCGAGAGCCTGTCGGTGTATGCCAATTCGCACGGCTTCGTCGGGCGCGAGCGCGCCACGCGGCATGCGCTTTCGTTGTCGCTGATTGCGGGCGAGGGCGACGGCATGCAGCGCGACTACTGGTACGACTCGGTGCGCGACGCCAGCGACTTCATGAGCGCGCAGGCGCTCGGCGACAAGGCGGCCCGGCGCACGCTGGCGCGGCTGAACTCGCGCAGCCTCGGCACCCGCCAGTGCCCGGTGCTGTTCGTGCCGGAGATCGCGCGGGGGTTGATCGGGCACCTGGTCGGCGCGGTGAGCGGCGGCGCGCTGTACCGGCGCGCCAGCTTCCTGCTCGACCACGCCGGCCAGCGCGTGATGCCCGAGTGGATGAACATCGTCGAACGCCCGTTCCTGCCGCGCGGCATGGGCTCGGGTGCGTTCGACGCCGAGGGCGTGGCCACGGCGGACAGCGCGCTGGTGGAGAACGGGGTGCTGGCCCGCTACATCCTGGGCAGCTATTCGGCCCGCAAGCTGGGTCTGGAGTCGACCGGCAACGCCGGCGGCATCCACAACCTGCTGGTCGAGCCCGGCCAGGACGACTTCGACACGCTGCTCAAGCGCATGGGCACCGGCCTGGTGGTGACCGAGGTGATGGGGCAGGGCGTGAGCACGCTCACCGGCGACTACTCGCGCGGTGCGGCGGGCTTCTGGGTCGAGAACGGGGAAATCGCCTTCCCGGTGGAAGAGATCACCATCGCCGCCAACCTGCGTGACATGTTCGGGGGTATCGTGGCGGTGGGCAGCGACGTGGACCGGCGGGCGCAGATCCTGACCGGTTCGATCCTGCTCGACCGGATGACCGTCGGCGGCCAGTAG
- a CDS encoding exodeoxyribonuclease VII small subunit, with protein MAKPAPAPAETPSVADFEHSLDELEQLVARMEGGELSLDESLASFERGIGLYRHCQQALDKAELRVRLLLDPDAPDDAEPFESAT; from the coding sequence ATGGCCAAACCCGCTCCCGCCCCCGCGGAAACCCCATCCGTCGCCGACTTCGAGCACTCGCTGGACGAGCTCGAGCAACTGGTGGCGCGGATGGAAGGCGGCGAGCTGAGCCTGGACGAATCGCTGGCCTCCTTCGAGCGCGGCATCGGCCTCTACCGTCACTGCCAGCAGGCCCTCGACAAGGCCGAACTGCGCGTGCGCCTGCTGCTCGATCCCGATGCGCCCGACGACGCCGAACCCTTCGAATCCGCAACCTGA